One genomic segment of Brassica napus cultivar Da-Ae chromosome A3, Da-Ae, whole genome shotgun sequence includes these proteins:
- the LOC106451630 gene encoding aldehyde dehydrogenase family 3 member F1: MEAMKETVDQSLREMRDTFASGRTRSVKWRKTQLEAIIEMVKDNEDKMCDVLFQDLGKHSTEAFRDELGFVMRSATTALNSLDKWVVPRKSNLPLLFYPATGKVISEPYGTVLVLSSWNFPISLSLDPMIGAISAGNTVLLKASELSPNASALLAKTIPSYLDNKAIKVIEGGPDVATILLQHQWDKIFFTGSPRIGKIIMAAAAEHLTPVTLELGGKCPTIIDHHSVSKDMKSVVKRISGGKWGSCSGQACISVDYVLVEQSFASSLIEMFKPVIKSFFGENPKESGCVARIVTKKHFQRLSRLLNDPRVQASIVYGGSMDEEKLYVEPTILLNPPLDSEIMNEEIFGPVLPIITLRDIQESIGFIKSKPKPLAIYAFTKDEKLKTRILSETSSGSVTFNDVMIQYMCDALPFGGVGESGMGRYHGKYSFECFSHEKAIMEGSLAMDLEARYPPWNNFKLTFIRLAFREAYFKLVLLMLGLKR; this comes from the exons ATGGAAGCCATGAAGGAGACTGTGGATCAGAGCTTGAGAGAGATGAGGGATACGTTTGCGAGCGGGAGGACGAGGAGTGTGAAGTGGAGGAAGACACAGCTCGAAGCTATAATCGAGATGGTTAAAGACAACGAAGACAAGATGTGCGATGTTCTGTTTCAAGATTTGGGCAAACACAGTACTGAAGCTTTTAGAGATGAGCTTGGCTTTGTCATGAGATCAGCTACTACTGCTTTAAACAGTCTTGACAAATGGGTTGTTCCCAGAAAA AGCAACCTTCCTCTGTTGTTCTACCCAGCAACAGGGAAAGTGATCTCAGAACCGTATGGGACGGTTCTTGTTCTGTCTAGCTGGAATTTTCCTATAT CTTTGTCTTTGGACCCAATGATTGGGGCAATATCAGCAGGCAATACCGTGCTGCTCAAGGCATCTGAATTAAGCCCTAATGCATCTGCCTTGCTCGCCAAGACAATCCCGTCTTATCTCGACAACAAAGCCATAAAAGTTATTGAAGGAGGACCTGATGTTGCAACTATCCTCTTGCAACATCAATGGGACAAGATCTTCTTCACCG GGAGTCCTAGAATCGGAAAGATTATAATGGCTGCAGCTGCAGAGCATTTGACTCCTGTGACATTGGAGCTTGGTGGAAAATGTCCCACCATTATTGATCACCACTCTGTTTCAAAGGACATGAAG TCGGTTGTCAAGAGGATCTCTGGAGGAAAATGGGGATCTTGCAGTGGACAAGCTTGTATCTCCGTAGATTATGTTCTTGTCGAACAGAGTTTTGCGTCTTCCCTG ATTGAAATGTTTAAGCCGGTGATAAAGTCTTTCTTTGGAGAAAACCCTAAAGAATCTGGATGTGTAGCTAGGATTGTCACCAAGAAACACTTTCAGAGATTGTCTCGTCTTCTTAATGATCCTCGTGTTCAAGCTTCAATCGTCTATGGTGGTTCCATGGACGAAGAGAAGCT GTATGTTGAGCCAACGATCTTGTTGAATCCTCCTCTTGATTCTGAGATAATGAATGAAGAAATATTTGGTCCAGTTCTCCCTATCATCACA TTACGAGACATCCAAGAAAGCATAGGGTTCATCAAGTCAAAACCAAAGCCACTTGCTATCTATGCATTCACCAAGGACGAGAAACTTAAAACTAGAATCTTGTCAGAAACATCGTCAGGAAGTGTTACCTTCAACGACGTCATGATCCag TATATGTGTGATGCGTTGCCCTTTGGAGGAGTGGGAGAGAGTGGAATGGGAAGGTATCACGGGAAATACTCATTTGAATGTTTCAGTCATGAGAAGGCAATAATGGAAGGAAGCTTAGCAATGGATCTGGAAGCTCGATACCCTCCATGGAACAACTTCAAGCTCACTTTTATTAGACTAGCATTTCGTGAAGCTTACTTCAAGCTTGTCCTCTTAATGCTCGGTCTTAAAAGATAA
- the LOC106377941 gene encoding protein SHI RELATED SEQUENCE 2, which produces MAGMFSLGGNNNNNNNNNNGYQEEGNQQQQKTNWVWYRSNTNTNNINPSSSVWQIPPEQQILMHHHQPHPQQQSIDLYPGHQIDVSDIATSSRSITISCRDCGNQAKKDCTHMRCRTCCKSRGFDCSTHVRSTWIPVARRRERQQQLHMSTSGGGGGSGGSSIPKRHRDTTLPETSSSRLPSDSAGLEMGKASFPPEVSSDALFRCVRMSGVDDGGDGQYAYQTTVNIGGHLFKGILYDQGPESSYMSGGSGGSDHHSSSAGGGNTFNTPAIADGGRGGSSAMFVDPNSSSYYSSNMMTMFVPPGTQFYQNPPRS; this is translated from the exons ATGGCTGGGATGTTTTCACTAGgaggaaacaacaacaacaacaacaacaacaacaacggataccaagaagaaggaaatcaacaacaacaaaagacaAACTGGGTTTGGTATAGATCAAACACAAACACCAATAATATTAACCCAAGCTCGAGCGTATGGCAGATTCCACCAGAGCAACAGATTCTCATGCATCACCATCAACCACATCCACAACAACAAAGCATAGATCTTTATCCAGGTCATCAGATAGACGTCTCTGATATAGCCACATCATCAAGGTCCATCACCATAAGCTGTCGGGACTGTGGAAACCAAGCCAAGAAAGATTGCACTCACATGCGTTGCAGAACTTGCTGCAAGAGCCGCGGCTTCGATTGTTCCACTCACGTTAGGAGCACGTGGATACCCGTTGCGAGACGCCGTGAGAGACAACAGCAGCTTCATATGTCCACATCAGGAGGCGGCGGTGGTAGCGGCGGTTCGAGTATCCCTAAACGTCATAGGGATACAACTCTTCCGGAAACATCCTCCTCTCGCTTACCATCCGACTCAGCAG GGTTAGAAATGGGGAAGGCGAGTTTTCCACCCGAAGTGAGCTCTGATGCGCTTTTCCGGTGTGTAAGAATGAGCGGCGTAGACGACGGAGGAGATGGTCAATACGCTTATCAAACGACGGTGAACATCGGAGGTCATCTCTTCAAAGGAATTCTATATGACCAAGGCCCTGAAAGCAGCTACATGAGTGGTGGCAGTGGCGGAAGCGATCATCATAGCTCTTCTGCAGGAGGTGGAAATACGTTTAATACTCCAGCTATAGCAgacggtggaagaggaggatcCTCGGCGATGTTTGTAGATCCTAATTCTAGTAGTTACTATTCAAGTAACATGATGACGATGTTCGTGCCACCAGGTACGCAATTCTATCAAAACCCACCAAGATCTTGA
- the LOC106377949 gene encoding purple acid phosphatase 6: MNSIHFFLLSLVLLNITTVINGGMTSKYVRQALPSIEMSLETFPPPSGHNVPEQVHLTQGDHDGRAMIVSWVTPLNLAGTNVVTYWIAGNSSDVKPAKKKAHGSTSSYRFYDYTSGFLHHATIKGLEYDTKYIYEVGTAKSVRQFHFTTPPKVGPDVPYTFGIIGDLGQTYASNETLYHYMSNPKGQAVLFAGDLSYADDQPNHDQRKWDTWGRFMEPCAAYQPFIFAAGNHEIDFAPEIGEPHAFKPYMHRYPNSYKSSGSISPLWYSVRRGPAHIIVLSSYSAYGKYTPQYLWLEQELKNVNREETPWLIVIVHSPWYNSNNYHYMEGESMRIAFESWLVNSKVDLVLAGHVHAYERSERFSNIKYNITNGLSTPVKDLNAPMYITIGDGGNIEGIANSYTDPQPSYSAYREASFGHALLEIKNKTHALYTWHRNQDNEPVAADSIMLYNRYNLQTDE, translated from the exons ATGAACTCAATCCATTTCTTCCTATTATCTCTAGTGCTTCTGAACATTACCACTGTAATCAATGGTGGAATGACAAGTAAATACGTTAGACAAGCTCTACCATCGATTGAGATGTCTCTGGAAACATTTCCTCCACCCTCTGGTCATAATGTTCCTGAACAG GTTCATCTAACGCAAGGAGACCATGACGGACGTGCCATGATCGTCTCGTGGGTGACGCCGTTAAACCTAGCTGGTACTAACGTCGTTACTTACTGGATCGCTGGTAACAGCAGCGACGTGAAGCCGGCAAAGAAGAAAGCTCATGGTTCAACGTCCTCTTACAGATTCTATGACTATACTTCCGGTTTTCTTCATCACGCTACCATTAAAGGACTCGAG TATGATACTAAGTACATCTACGAGGTTGGTACCGCTAAATCCGTTAGACAATTCCACTTCACGACTCCTCCGAAGGTTGGACCCGATGTTCCCTACACATTCGGGATTATTG GTGATCTTGGACAAACTTATGCTTCGAACGAGACATTGTACCATTACATGTCGAACCCTAAAGGCCAAGCCGTTCTCTTTGCTGGAGACTTGTCTTACGCAGACGACCAACCAAATCATGACCAGAGAAAGTGGGATACTTGGGGAAGATTCATGGAGCCTTGCGCTGCTTACCAGCCTTTTATCTTTGCCGCTGGGAATCACGAGATAGATTTCGCTCCGGAGATT GGTGAGCCTCACGCCTTCAAGCCTTACATGCATCGTTACCCTAACTCCTACAAATCCTCAGGGAGCATATCTCCTCTTTGGTACTCAGTCAGACGTGGCCCTGCTCACATCATCGTCCTCTCCTCTTACTCTGCCTacg GCAAATACACACCACAATACTTGTGGCTGGAGCAAGAGCTGAAGAACGTGAACAGAGAGGAGACTCCATGGTTGATTGTCATTGTTCACTCGCCGTGGTACAACAGCAACAACTACCATTACATGGAAGGTGAGAGCATGAGGATAGCGTTTGAGTCGTGGCTTGTTAACAGCAAAGTTGACTTGGTCTTGGCTGGTCACGTCCATGCCTATGAGAGATCCGAACGTTTCTCCAATATTAAATACAACATCACCAATGGCTTGAGCACTCCTGTGAAAGATCTTAATGCTCCAATGTACATCACAATTGGAGATGGAGGAAACATTGAAGGAATCGCAAACAG TTACACTGACCCTCAACCAAGTTACTCAGCTTACAGAGAGGCTAGTTTCGGTCACGCTCTCTTGGAGATCAAGAACAAGACTCATGCGCTCTACACATGGCATAGGAACCAAGACAATGAACCCGTCGCAGCCGATTCTATCATGTTGTATAACAGATACAATTTACAAACGGACGAGTAG
- the LOC125575393 gene encoding beta-galactosidase 3-like, with amino-acid sequence MREYNIYNEIARSYDPNNYHVPRSWLKPSQNLLVIFEEIGGNPSAVSLVKRSVSGVCAEVSEYHLNIKNWKLESYGKGQTFHRPKVHWKCSPGQAISAIKFASFVTPLGKCGSYQQGEFHAAT; translated from the exons ATGAGAGAGTACAATATATACAATGAGATAGCTAGG TCTTATGATCCTAATAACTACCACGTGCCGAGATCATGGTTGAAGCCGAGCCAAAACCTGTTGGTCATATTCGAGGAGATTGGAGGAAACCCATCAGCTGTCTCTTTGGTTAAAAGATCAGTTTCTGGAGTTTGTGCTGAAGTTTCTGAATACCATCTGAATATCAAGAACTGGAAACTCGAAAGCTATGGAAAAGGACAAACATTTCATAGACCTAAGGTTCATTGGAAATGTAGTCCTGGTCAGGCCATTTCAGCTATTAAGTTTGCAAGCTTTGTGACGCCTTTGGGAAAATGCGGGAGTTACCAACAAGGAGAGTTTCATGCAGCTACTTAA
- the LOC106363228 gene encoding beta-galactosidase 3-like, whose translation MYKVFGTSKITNQTIPKFASALSATTTTVDIGETESFLHGGELPTLIIQSTCHTVHIFVNGQLSGYAFGTRENRRFTYRGNINLHSGTNRITLLSVAVGLPNVGGHFESWNTGILVPVALHGLSQGKRDLSWQKWTYQVGLRGEAMNLAYPTNTPSVEWMDASLTVQKPQPLTWHKTYFDAPEGDEPLALDMEGMGKGQILVNGESIGRYWTTFATGDCGNCSYTGTYKPNKCLSGCGQPTQRYYYRDMKLYILLENERVQYIQ comes from the exons ATGTATAAGGTATTTGGGACATCAAAAATCACCAACCAGACAATCCCAAAATTTGCATCGGCTTTGTCTGCTACGACCACCAC TGTTGATATTGGTGAAACCGAATCATTCTTGCATGGTGGAGAGCTTCCAACTCTCATTATCCAGTCCACATGCCACACTGTTCATATATTTGTCAATGGACAACTTTCAG GTTATGCGTTTGGAACAAGGGAAAACAGGAGATTCACTTATAGAGGAAATATCAATCTACATTCTGGAACTAACAGAATAACATTGCTTAGTGTTGCTGTTGGATTACCA AATGTGGGTGGACACTTTGAGTCTTGGAACACTGGAATCTTGGTTCCTGTTGCACTGCACGGTTTGTCTCAAGGGAAGCGAGACTTATCATGGCAAAAATGGACGTACCAAGTGGGGCTGAGAGGTGAAGCTATGAATCTTGCATATCCAACAAACACACCCTCTGTTGAGTGGATGGATGCGTCCTTGACTGTACAAAAGCCTCAGCCTTTGACATGGCACAAG ACTTATTTTGATGCACCTGAGGGAGACGAGCCGCTTGCTTTGGACATGGAAGGAATGGGAAAAGGTCAGATATTGGTGAACGGTGAGAGCATTGGGAGATACTGGACAACATTTGCAACCGGTGACTGTGGTAATTGTAGCTACACCGGAACATACAAACCGAACAAGTGCTTATCCGGCTGTGGTCAGCCTACACAAAGATACTACTATAGAGATATGAAACTGTATATCTTATTAGAGAATGAGAGAGTACAATATATACAATGA